A region from the Melanotaenia boesemani isolate fMelBoe1 chromosome 11, fMelBoe1.pri, whole genome shotgun sequence genome encodes:
- the riok2 gene encoding serine/threonine-protein kinase RIO2, which yields MGKLNVVILRYLSRDDFRVLTAVEMGMKNHEIVPVSLLSSIASLKHGGCNKILRELVKHKLVVYERTKTVQGYKLNYGGYDYLALKTLCSREVILSVGNQMGVGKESDIYIVASPNGEQYALKLHRLGRTSFRNLKNKRDYHKHRRNMSWLYLSRLSAMKEFAYMKALYDRGFPVPKPVDYNRHAVVMELINGYPLCQVHELQDPSALYSEAMELIVKLANHGLIHGDFNEFNMMLDDQDHITMIDFPQMVSTSHPNAEWYFDRDVKCVKDFFAKRFNYESELFPTFNDIRRSCTLDVEVSASGFTKDLERDSELLHPAGPEEEDDDEEEDEEEVKATDEGAEREVDSVDIEEYKHAMLELEGLKISETPANTQDQEEEKAEAESTTRGNEEVLEEALKEADDECPELTDLSASNKEFKPFRDSDSLQHIAEHRRRRTDSEATMGSVGSCSTIPQEIVRQKVRRQLTKQQKAAQRRRLQKGEANLETKSRRENHNNIKSSMESAYFWG from the exons ATGGGGAAGCTGAATGTCGTGATATTAAGATATTTATCTCGAGATGACTTCCGAGTCCTCACTGCT GTTGAGATGGGGATGAAGAACCATGAAATTGTTCCAGTAAGTCTTCTGTCATCCATAGCAAGCCTCAAACACGGCGGCTGCAACAAGATCCTCAGAGAACTTGTCAAACACAAACTTGTGGTCTATGAACGCACCAAGA CTGTGCAGGGCTACAAGTTGAACTATGGAGGATATGACTACTTGGCTCTAAAGACCCTGTGCTCTAGAGAAGTGATATTGTCAGTTGGCAACCAGATGGGTGTGGGCAAAGAGTCag ACATATATATTGTGGCAAGCCCGAATGGGGAACAGTATGCATTGAAGCTGCATAGGTTGGGTCGTACCTCCTTTAGGAACCTAAAGAACAAGAGAGATTACCACAAACACAGGAGGAACATGTCCTGGCTCTACCTTTCACGCCTCTCTGCCATGAAGGAGTTTGCCTATATGAAG GCTCTGTATGATCGAGGCTTTCCTGTTCCCAAACCTGTTGATTACAACAGACATGCTGTAGTGATGGAGCTCATCAACGGATATCCTCT GTGTCAGGTGCATGAGTTGCAGGACCCATCAGCTCTGTATAGTGAGGCAATGGAGCTCATAGTCAAACTGGCCAATCATGGTCTGATTCATGGAGACTTCAATGAGTTCAACATGATGCTGGATGACCAGGACCACATAACTATGATTGACTTCCCTCAAATGGTGTCTACATCACACCCCAACGCTGAATG GTATTTTGACCGTGATGTCAAATGTGTCAAAGATTTCTTTGCAAAGCGATTTAACTATGAAAGTGAGCTCTTTCCAACCTTCAATGACATCAG GCGGTCTTGTACGTTAGATGTTGAAGTCTCAGCCAGTGGGTTCACCAAAGATCTGGAGAGAGATAGTGAATTACTACATCCAGCAGGacctgaggaggaagatgatgatgaagaagaggatgaggaagaagtAAAGGCAACAGATGAGGGGGCAGAAAGAGAGGTTGATAGTGTGGATATAGAGGAATATAAACACGCAATGCTGGAACTGGAGGGGTTGAAAATCAGTGAAacacctgcaaacacacaagatcaggaggaggaaaaggctGAGGCAGAATCCACAACTAGAGGCAATGAAGAGGTGTTAGAGGAAGCGCTGAAGGAAGCAGATGATGAGTGTCCAGAGCTGACAGACCTCTCTGCCTCCAACAAGGAGTTCAAACCTTTCAG agaCTCTGACAGTCTTCAACACATTGCAGAACAtaggaggaggagaacagaCAGTGAAGCCACTATGGGCAGTGTGGGGAGCTGCTCTACCATACCACAA gAGATTGTC